A portion of the Paenibacillus hamazuiensis genome contains these proteins:
- a CDS encoding YIP1 family protein yields the protein MSAFKHKRLWLIQAAAVLIAALLLPGIGAAYVPYATNYKDSYDRLVWTQSAYYPVDVLGKEIYIPDPKNPGKMAYSPMQQPKDLFIDDKDQIYVADAGNNRIVQLNEKGELVRIIEVKESPLKKPEGVFVDKNGIIYVADTGNKRVVKLDSSGKLLKEYGRPKSKFLPESFKYDPIKLVVDKRGFLYIATLGGYQGLLQLDPDGNFQSFFGANKTEFSVMDAIKRLLYTREMYLREISKLPGSVASVTIDQNGFIYTVTKDIEKAQVKKLNVAGKDLLTQKDEDNVDNETQKVYGEVRFPGREKLKPQLSDIAVDKDGNITVIDSSMKYLNQYDANGNLLFFWSGDASPAASKLGVIKSPSAVANNSKNELFILDEENGSIQMYRLSEFGALVHKANMLTQEGRYEESEKPWREVLRLNAYYTPAMLGLAKAAYKKGQYEEARQLFLDAGMQQGYSDSYWQIRLKWFQKNFGTMMNIAIAAVIIIWLAKRIARKLGFRGIRKDRAASIPLLRQLKHALYIIRHPLDGFSSIRYEGKGSLWSSLILLIVAVISYGIIQAFTSFSFNKKAALEINMVSVFMQFIVLWVGWVVSNYLISTIYRGEGRFRDVAYGSAYAMVPFILVGLPLTVISNVMTLSESAIFSFFHLAMLVWVGLLLFWKVQATQNYSVGETAMNIVLSLLTMTMLGVLIFITFGLSSEMKDFFYSVYQEVTIR from the coding sequence TTGTCAGCCTTCAAGCATAAACGGCTGTGGCTCATACAAGCCGCTGCGGTACTGATCGCCGCTCTGCTGCTTCCGGGAATCGGCGCCGCCTACGTGCCGTACGCGACCAACTACAAGGACAGCTACGACCGGCTTGTATGGACGCAATCCGCCTATTATCCGGTTGACGTGCTCGGCAAAGAAATTTATATCCCCGATCCGAAAAATCCGGGTAAAATGGCGTATTCGCCGATGCAGCAGCCGAAAGACCTGTTCATCGACGACAAGGACCAAATTTACGTCGCGGATGCCGGAAACAACCGGATCGTGCAGCTTAACGAGAAAGGCGAGCTCGTCCGCATTATCGAAGTCAAGGAAAGCCCGCTGAAGAAGCCGGAAGGCGTGTTCGTCGATAAAAACGGCATCATCTACGTGGCCGACACGGGCAACAAACGGGTCGTCAAGCTGGATTCGAGCGGCAAGCTGCTCAAGGAGTACGGCCGGCCGAAATCGAAATTTTTGCCGGAATCGTTCAAATACGACCCGATCAAGCTGGTCGTCGACAAACGCGGCTTCCTGTATATCGCCACGCTGGGAGGTTACCAAGGCTTGCTGCAGCTTGACCCTGACGGCAATTTTCAAAGCTTTTTCGGCGCCAATAAAACGGAGTTTTCCGTCATGGACGCGATCAAGCGGCTGCTGTATACAAGAGAAATGTATTTGCGGGAAATCAGCAAGCTGCCGGGCTCCGTAGCAAGCGTTACGATCGACCAGAACGGCTTTATTTATACGGTCACCAAGGACATCGAGAAGGCGCAGGTAAAGAAGCTGAACGTGGCGGGCAAAGATTTGCTGACCCAGAAAGACGAAGACAACGTCGATAACGAAACGCAGAAAGTGTACGGCGAAGTCCGCTTTCCGGGCAGAGAAAAGCTGAAGCCGCAGCTGAGCGACATCGCCGTCGACAAGGACGGCAACATCACGGTCATCGACTCGTCGATGAAATATTTGAACCAATACGACGCAAACGGGAATTTGCTCTTTTTCTGGTCGGGCGATGCAAGCCCGGCGGCTTCCAAGCTGGGCGTTATCAAAAGCCCGTCCGCCGTCGCCAACAATTCGAAAAACGAGCTGTTCATTCTCGACGAGGAAAACGGCTCGATTCAGATGTACCGGCTGTCCGAATTCGGCGCGCTCGTGCATAAAGCGAATATGCTGACCCAGGAAGGGCGCTACGAGGAAAGCGAAAAGCCGTGGCGCGAAGTACTTCGCCTGAACGCTTATTATACGCCGGCGATGCTTGGTCTCGCCAAAGCGGCTTACAAGAAGGGGCAATACGAGGAGGCGAGGCAGCTGTTCCTGGATGCCGGGATGCAGCAGGGATATTCCGATTCGTATTGGCAAATCCGTCTGAAATGGTTTCAGAAAAATTTCGGCACGATGATGAACATTGCCATTGCGGCGGTTATCATCATTTGGCTGGCCAAGAGGATCGCGCGAAAGCTCGGATTCCGCGGGATACGGAAGGATAGAGCCGCTTCCATACCTCTGCTCCGGCAGCTGAAGCATGCGCTTTATATCATCAGGCATCCGCTCGACGGATTCAGCTCGATCCGTTATGAAGGAAAAGGCAGCCTGTGGAGCAGTTTGATTCTGCTGATCGTCGCCGTCATCTCTTACGGCATCATCCAGGCGTTCACCAGCTTTTCGTTCAACAAGAAGGCGGCGCTTGAAATCAACATGGTTTCGGTCTTTATGCAGTTTATCGTGCTGTGGGTGGGCTGGGTCGTTTCCAACTACTTGATCAGCACGATTTACCGGGGCGAAGGACGGTTTCGCGATGTCGCTTACGGCAGCGCTTATGCGATGGTTCCGTTCATCCTGGTCGGCCTGCCGCTCACGGTCATCTCCAACGTCATGACGCTTAGCGAGTCGGCGATCTTCAGCTTCTTTCACCTCGCCATGCTCGTTTGGGTAGGGCTCCTGCTGTTCTGGAAGGTGCAGGCGACGCAAAACTACAGCGTCGGCGAAACCGCGATGAACATCGTCTTGTCGCTCCTCACCATGACCATGCTCGGCGTGCTCATCTTCATCACGTTCGGCCTTAGCAGCGAGATGAAAGATTTCTTCTATTCCGTGTACCAGGAGGTGACCATCCGATGA